acatccgcatcacacgcctcaacatcacaatctgtacctcggatatcaacatcatacgcaccataggtaccaagaagtaccagcaacgacaaacgatgaagtatggattcataacctcattggagaaacattctacggcgattatgtaatttctaaagtttagagattatctattctagccttaaccctaaatccgATAGAGTAAAAACCCTTATccaaatggtgtaagatacaagctagacttattttaccaacagcatcaacagtacccttagcctcatcagcacagtcagtgctgtcaacatcgtcagaatcagcagaacctctaacatcacaagctccgtcagttcaagaaatcgccgtggacatcattacaagtcaacaacgagtatattgtattaatgagttatgaagtaataactcaatttatctaaagaatttatatgtatatcttatatatataaaatttaaaactatcttaaatcttttcgtactaagctattacgtgtgaatattaaggggtagatactgctcggttaattcatattactaatatgctatgatgtacatccttcgttaacatcttaaccatcgttaactacaaatctctgttttaactcaatgaattccatttcctaataaaccaagtgtattattcaattacataattgattttacattatcattttcgatatactcgaaactttccagaaaacatcatttgtgccttgtaaggttcacaaaatttccacgagcaccaacatccttcaccgaggaataagaataaataatgaagtattgacttcattagcgaaatactccgcaaagattatgtaatctttaatattttaaagattaatcatttctaagtcaagccaaaaaaatcaaatgagcttaatatgatattaactcattaaatctgtattacatctgaagaaaatatacatacatatattttcataaagactgtaatgaaatttcttttgtacaaaatattacttgtgaaatctttaacgggtaggtaatactcaaaaaatatataaattcacaactaatatgttacattgtacattcttcaactttgattcacaaaTTTATTAACCATGCTCACAACGAAATACAatagttttcatacaaattcaattacatatcttgatattgatggatcagaatccaagtcataactctaaaccagtgacatcattcttagatcactacatctttcaaagctatactttgacttcaaaactgtgcaagatcctttaatgttgtcattaccaaaaataatcttgcaaatccttttcaaagtatccagttttaccacacttccaaccagtcaactttgacttttcagatttaccttattataaccttgacatatacgttcttgttactggggaacctttcatgttccaccacattagcagtaaacttaccagcaacttcattagtcattggcttaagtctctttgaaaaaccattataattgttcattgaaatcctatcatgtactcatccacattttgtaacaataattgccataccaactaccgggaattagcaatcagtatttcgaattttgcagcaattctacgccaacagttatatatatacttataatgtctatcttctagacttacatactctgaatgtgaagtttctgaaaaacatcccaaactacgaaactagttctccgaaattggaaaaatgttgatgaagcagcaaaaactgtaaacgaccttaacagtcaaaagtttgatgataaagagtagtgtgttggaaaagcacagaaaaagagaaagtttggtactgaaaaacggattgagcaaagtatgaaggaggctgtggacaaatcacaaagaataaacctgccttcaaagaatctaaatgattcagtatctgctaaagccattaacgaataccttgcttccgaatctaaacccttgcggacaatattcttcatcatcctctgatattagaaattctaagatatcatcgtatctttcattataaatatcctccatatttctggagataattccataatcattcttatcggaaatcaattttctccttgcgatatctgtgtaacatcataaaagaaactattttagtttctaaattctgaaaccttcgagtttaaaatatgaatatttttgaagtggtgttgggagctgaagcatgagttagtataatataatcacacttgatcaacgtgattatattacagtaagtcatgctgagtttctaacctgtgtaatataataatacacataacctgtgtataaaaattattcatatggtgaacacctggtaaccgacattaataaaatgcatctagaatatccccatcattccgggactctcatcagatatgataaatcgaagtactaaagcatccgtaacccggacggggttgttgggcccgatagatatatctttaggattcgcatcaattagggtgtctgttccctaattcttaggttatcagactaaaaagggtgatattcggtataataatccaatcatagaatgtagcttcaattacttgtgtctatttcgtaaaacagttataaaagcagcgcatgtattctcagtctcaaaaatatatattgtaaaagcatttaaaaagggagcaaatgaaactcacgatactgtatttcgtagtaattacgcatatgacagcactgaacaagtgcagggttggcctcggattcacgaactcatatcagttatatatatatatatatatatatatatatatatatatatatatatatatatatatatatatatatatatatatatatatatatatatatatatatatatatatatatatatatatatatatatatatatatatatatatatatatatatatatatatatatatttttaatatttattttcgtaGTGCAAATATTTATATAGTAAAtatttattaaagtagtttaaaaatatcatttttatcgctctttataatatattataaataaaaatttatatatgataaaaatatatttttatataataattgatgTAATTTGTATATAGCtcaattaatatcattttaatgataaaaatatagtgatatgtaatattaatatagttgtattataagtagtaattatatttttatatatttaatatttatttgataaaataatattaataataataatgaatgtagagTTACATTATTACgataactataataatttttaataacttttagtaataatgatactactatagcgatattgatgataatattagtaataatattaatgttattaatagttaataataatgataataatattaatagaaatgataatttttaataaaaatgatgatttaatAAAAgcgataacttttaataataacgatacctttaataataataataataataataaaaacgatattttAATCTAAGTCATAATCTCAACAATATTTTAActaaatcatgatacttatactcattgttTCCTAATCGACTTATTTAATAGTTTTCagttctcttttatatcgtattcataataatgataataatagtaatcataataattagatgatactaatattagttttaatgataatgatactaataataataattataataatactaatgataatactaataattattataatgataataataataataataataataataataataataataataataataatattattattattattattattattattaataatcttagtgataataacgatagtattaataataataataataataataacaattttaatgataatacttatattgatgacgataatgataataataataattattattattattattagataataataataatgacgatagtaataataataataataatattagaaatgaattTAGATAATAAAATAGAATcgtcactcacgtatcaatattgtgattcaatattgcaggaaaagtacgcgaacgcaacagaaatgataaacactagattcacGATCAAAACCCCTAGCGAtatccataaccttcatagctataactcataatttccttagctctatcccgctcgaaaaacttgttTGAAATTACACGCTCATAAccccgttgtagtattttatgtataatactttataatactaaaaaaacaataataataataagaataataataaaagtattatttataaatataattaatattaataatatataacatTATACGGAGTGTCTGATGAAAATAAATTCCTCAAACTGAAACTCGTTCGAATTTATAGAGATGTTAGCACCACCtactacccatgcgatcgcatgggtttgtggtcatttggccatacgatcgcatggcttatGATTCCAGCTCACGATCAACTAATTTAGGCTGCCGacacttttaaattaataatatatataaatatatatttaatctatataattatatatatattatattatattcacgagtATAGTAggcttgtaattttagttccgatgacttgtacgttggcgttcgacttatgtcccgatttcggtttttcgaacgttctttcgtacgcttagaaaacttgcactttacgttacgcgacgtgtacctttatcaatcattagACTTAATTCATCAAAAATTATATTATATGAAATGTAACTTATgtatttgagtgttatggtcatttgcttcattaaatcatcgtctcgttatttactaatatatatatatatatatatatatatatatatatatatatatatatatatatatatatatatatatataatagtattgtttaaaatcaaaacattttatattatatttaatcacattgtaaaacatatatatatatatatatatatatatatatattcatttagaaatataaatttgtatatattatgtataattgaaatatttacttaataatataatatttagtttttcaaaactaatatatTTCAAAATTTATTAACAATCGTTTAGAAATTATTATTTCGTATCACATTTATCTAAATATATTTGCAAATACAAAGCTGTAATTAAGTtcctcaaattttatatatataaacaaataacttataaaacattttaataataaagttcttttttaactgaaaacgttttagtagatttaaaactaaatcaaataaatattataatttgttTTCCAAATCTAAATATATTtaggaatcattttgttaaaatgttaatataatggaaatcgttatatcataacaggttttcaagtttttaaattactgtttgctggtgaagcgtaaaataaagtccaaaggttaaataaacgtatgaaatcatcttaatgtaaaatgtcaatttacttaacttgtcggtaCCCAACATCTAAGTtctttacactccacgttcttactttctcaTTAAATAAATTGAAagctaaaatagttatcttattaaagtCACGAGGAatatattgtaaagcatgaattgaaaatcaaacaggaatctccactaacccttgtttaggtcccgttaattgacacacttgtaaatcactttaccatttcccGAATATTGATAAAAAGAAAAGATTTCTCAAGTCAacatggacctcacaacagagactcataattaaatcataatatttACGAGATTTATAAACGCTGAAATATCTACTAATTCAATCATTGGTAtaatcttctaattccgtagataagtatattaaacatatattgaaacaaatacgtttaatgtaaagtattatacatttaatactttgttaacgttttcaagttataatatatatatatatatatatatatatatatatatatatatatatatatatatatatatatatatatatatacatacatatataatcatatcaatttatataatggttcgtgaatcgtcggaatttggtcgaggttaaatgaatacatgaacacagttcaaattttttttttttaatattcaaattaacagactttgcttatcgtgtcggaataatataaagattaagtttaaaattggtcggaaatttttgggtcgtcacaaatatattaatgaaacaaaTGAATGATACAAGCAAGCCCAAAGCGGAGAAAGGGATAGGCCCCTAACCCGAACGACCAGAAACCAACAAAAAACTAAACAAGCCTTTCAACGGCCAACAAACACCAAAACAAAAACAAATTAAGGAACTTTCCAACTATCTTTCATGATCCTAACTTGAGCAGAATTCTTCCATTTTATCGACATGATCTTCAACCGAACCATTGAGAAGATAGCATCGAAAACTTTGTCATAAGGTCTAGAAATCTTCTTGAACAACCTTAAGTTCCTCTCCTGCAATATAGTGTAGACCGAAGCACCAAAAAGAAGTTTTGCCACTATAACACCCGAGGTCTTCTTTGACGTAATAGGCAACAAAGATTGAACAACATCCTTCAATGAATCACAAGCTTGAAACACGTCACTATACTGCCAAACGCACCTCCAAACACGACTAGAAAACGGACAATAAAAGAACAAATGATCGTGGGAGTCAACTTCCGTTAAACACAAAGAACAGACAATCGGCATATTTTTAACACTTCTAATTTCCCATTTTTTAAGTTTATCTTGAGTTTTTAGTTTCTCACCCATGAGTAACCATACCAAGAACGAGTGCCGAGGAATACATTGAGAAAACCAAACAATATCATACCAATTAACCACCATAGCTAGAGACCGAAAGGAATTCCATGCTGAGCTCACCGAGAACAAATTTAAGTTGCCATTAATGTCCTTCCACCTGATATCATCATCCTCGACACGAAAAGTAGGAACTCGAATATTTTTAAGCAAAGGATATTGGTCAAACcaagttcaggacgttagcatatatgtgaccctggcatgttcagttgcttatgcttagtctgttagatagtatccattcacttagcatttGTGCTAATTCTCCCCACATTTTCACCCAttacaggtttaggtactgctgtagGAAGGGTGCTACGGACGGGATGAAGAAATATTTGACTATTAGCTGAACTCTGATATTTTTAAGTAACACTGTcgttttggaatattgtaataatgttaactaagttgatttgttaactatggtttgtaaactaTAACCATGATTATTTTAGTAATTAAATGTACTTCCGCTGTGATAAAAAAAATCAGGATGTTACAGCTCCTGTTGATCATTCATGTTGTGCTGGTTCAACTTGTTGCTGGCCCTTCGTTGAGCTGATTCAACGTTGTGCTGGCTCTTCTTTCATGATAGCTCACTTTGAGATGCGCCATTTTCTAACCCTTTAATGCTGAGTAGACTTAACTAGATCAAACTCAACTAAATGAACTTAGTCTTCAACCCATTTTAACCATATCTTCGTGTAAAAGCTACCTCGACATTAATTTGTAACAACCCGTGCTAGTTTGTCTTCCGAGCTGGTTAGCCATCGAAAACTTCAAAACTCTATTCTTGCGAAATAAACACTAAAATATCTATCCAATCTGAGTAGATTATATTCTAATC
The window above is part of the Rutidosis leptorrhynchoides isolate AG116_Rl617_1_P2 chromosome 1, CSIRO_AGI_Rlap_v1, whole genome shotgun sequence genome. Proteins encoded here:
- the LOC139850577 gene encoding uncharacterized protein, giving the protein MVVNWYDIVWFSQCIPRHSFLVWLLMGEKLKTQDKLKKWEIRSVKNMPIVCSLCLTEVDSHDHLFFYCPFSSRVWRCVWQYSDVFQACDSLKDVVQSLLPITSKKTSGVIVAKLLFGASVYTILQERNLRLFKKISRPYDKVFDAIFSMVRLKIMSIKWKNSAQVRIMKDSWKVP